One part of the Leclercia sp. LSNIH1 genome encodes these proteins:
- the ribB gene encoding 3,4-dihydroxy-2-butanone-4-phosphate synthase encodes MNQTLLSSFGTSTDRVEQALAALREGRGVMVLDDEDRENEGDMIFAAETMTVEQMALTIRHGSGIVCLCITEDRRKQLELPMMVENNTSAFGTGFTVTIEAASGVTTGVSAADRVTTVRAAIADGAKPSDLNRPGHVFPLRAQPGGVLTRGGHTEATIDLVTLAGFKPAGVLCELTNDDGSMARAPECIDFAVKHNMAVVTIEDLVAYRQAHERKAS; translated from the coding sequence ATGAATCAGACGCTCCTTTCCTCTTTCGGTACCTCTACTGACCGTGTTGAGCAGGCGCTTGCTGCGCTTCGCGAAGGCCGCGGCGTGATGGTGCTTGACGATGAAGACCGTGAAAACGAAGGCGATATGATTTTCGCCGCCGAAACCATGACCGTTGAGCAGATGGCGCTGACCATCCGTCACGGCAGCGGCATTGTTTGCCTGTGTATCACCGAAGATCGCCGTAAACAGCTGGAACTGCCTATGATGGTAGAGAACAACACCAGCGCCTTCGGCACCGGTTTTACCGTCACCATCGAAGCCGCCAGCGGCGTGACCACCGGTGTCTCTGCCGCTGACCGCGTCACCACCGTGCGTGCCGCCATTGCCGACGGTGCAAAACCTTCTGACCTGAACCGTCCGGGCCATGTCTTCCCGCTTCGCGCGCAGCCGGGCGGCGTGTTGACTCGCGGCGGCCACACCGAAGCCACTATCGATCTGGTAACGCTGGCCGGTTTCAAACCCGCCGGTGTCCTGTGTGAACTGACCAATGATGATGGCTCTATGGCCCGCGCGCCGGAGTGCATCGACTTCGCGGTGAAACACAACATGGCGGTGGTCACCATTGAAGATCTGGTGGCGTATCGCCAGGCGCACGAGCGCAAAGCCAGCTGA
- the ygiD gene encoding 4,5-DOPA dioxygenase extradiol, with amino-acid sequence MTSSRMPALFLGHGSPMNALEDNVYTRAWRHLGETLPRPKAIVVISAHWFTRGTGVTAMETPKTIHDFGGFPQALYDTHYPAPGSPALAQRLVELLSPLPVTLDKEAWGFDHGSWGVLIKMYPDADIPMVQLSIDSTKPAAWHLEMGRKLAALRDEGIMLVASGNVVHNLRTARWHGENTPYPWATSFNDYVKANLTWQGPAEEHPLVNYLAHEGGSLSNPTAEHFLPLLYVLGAWDGQEPVSTPVDGIEMGSLSMLSVQVG; translated from the coding sequence ATGACATCTTCTCGTATGCCAGCACTGTTTTTGGGCCACGGTAGCCCCATGAACGCGCTGGAGGATAACGTCTATACCCGCGCCTGGCGTCATCTGGGAGAAACGTTGCCGCGTCCGAAAGCGATCGTGGTGATTTCTGCACACTGGTTTACCCGTGGCACCGGTGTTACCGCGATGGAAACGCCGAAAACGATCCATGATTTTGGCGGCTTCCCGCAGGCGCTGTACGACACGCACTATCCGGCACCGGGATCACCGGCCCTGGCGCAGCGGCTGGTAGAGCTGCTGTCGCCTCTCCCGGTCACCCTTGATAAAGAGGCGTGGGGCTTTGACCACGGCTCCTGGGGCGTGCTGATCAAGATGTACCCGGATGCCGACATCCCGATGGTGCAGCTGAGCATCGACAGTACCAAACCGGCGGCGTGGCACCTTGAGATGGGCCGTAAGCTCGCCGCGCTCCGTGACGAGGGCATCATGCTGGTAGCCAGCGGTAACGTGGTGCATAACCTGCGCACAGCCCGCTGGCATGGAGAAAACACGCCCTATCCGTGGGCAACGTCGTTTAACGATTACGTGAAAGCAAACCTGACCTGGCAGGGGCCGGCTGAAGAACATCCCCTGGTGAACTATCTGGCGCACGAAGGCGGCTCGCTCTCGAACCCGACGGCGGAACATTTCCTGCCGCTGCTCTATGTCCTGGGCGCGTGGGATGGTCAGGAGCCCGTTTCCACACCGGTGGACGGCATTGAGATGGGCAGCTTGAGTATGTTGTCGGTGCAGGTGGGGTAA
- the ubiK gene encoding ubiquinone biosynthesis accessory factor UbiK — MIDPKKIEQLARQVHESMPKGVREFGDDVEKKIRQVLQAQLMRLDLVSREEFDVQTQVLLRTREKIALLEQRLTELENRGVVVDEVKPAPAIPPVDNVE, encoded by the coding sequence ATGATCGACCCAAAAAAAATTGAACAACTTGCCCGCCAGGTTCATGAATCCATGCCAAAAGGCGTACGTGAGTTTGGTGATGATGTTGAGAAGAAGATCCGCCAGGTGCTGCAGGCGCAGCTGATGCGTCTGGATCTGGTCAGCCGTGAAGAATTTGACGTGCAGACGCAGGTTCTGCTGCGCACCCGCGAAAAGATTGCCCTGCTGGAGCAGCGCCTCACCGAGCTGGAAAACCGCGGTGTTGTTGTTGATGAAGTGAAACCGGCCCCGGCGATCCCACCGGTAGACAACGTGGAAT
- the zupT gene encoding zinc transporter ZupT gives MSVPLILTILAGAATFIGALLGVLGQKPSNRVLAFSLGFAAGIMLLISLMEMLPAALGTEGMSPVLGYGMFVFGLLGYFALDRMLPHAHPQDLMQKGSQPLPRNLRRTALLLTLGISLHNFPEGVATYVTASNNLELGFGIALAVALHNIPEGLAVAGPVYAATGSKRKAVFWAGISGMAEIAGGVLAWLILGSLISPVVMAAIMAAVAGIMVALSVDELMPLAKEIDPNNNPSYGVLCGMSVMGLSLVLLQTAGIG, from the coding sequence ATGTCAGTTCCTCTGATTCTGACGATTCTCGCAGGCGCCGCCACCTTTATCGGCGCCCTGCTCGGCGTGCTGGGCCAGAAGCCCTCGAACCGCGTACTGGCATTTTCGCTCGGCTTTGCCGCCGGGATCATGTTGCTCATCTCCCTGATGGAGATGCTGCCCGCGGCACTCGGCACCGAAGGGATGTCGCCGGTGCTCGGCTACGGGATGTTTGTTTTTGGCCTGCTGGGCTACTTTGCGCTGGACAGAATGCTGCCCCACGCGCACCCGCAGGATCTGATGCAGAAAGGGAGTCAGCCGCTGCCCCGCAACCTGCGACGTACTGCGCTGCTGCTGACCCTGGGCATCAGCCTGCACAACTTCCCGGAAGGCGTTGCGACCTATGTGACCGCCAGTAACAACCTGGAGTTAGGATTCGGTATTGCGCTGGCGGTGGCGTTGCACAATATCCCGGAGGGGCTCGCGGTCGCAGGCCCGGTCTATGCGGCCACCGGTTCAAAACGTAAAGCGGTCTTCTGGGCGGGTATTTCCGGCATGGCGGAGATTGCAGGCGGCGTACTGGCGTGGCTGATCCTCGGCAGCCTGATCTCGCCGGTGGTGATGGCGGCGATTATGGCGGCAGTGGCGGGCATTATGGTGGCGCTGTCGGTGGATGAGCTGATGCCGCTCGCCAAAGAGATCGATCCCAATAACAATCCCAGCTACGGCGTGCTGTGCGGGATGTCGGTAATGGGGCTCAGTCTGGTGCTGCTCCAGACGGCAGGAATAGGGTAA